The DNA sequence ATTGAAAACCCAAAATTGACTAACCAATGATGATTCCAAGAAACATTTACACAGAAGAGCATCAGCTTTTTATTGAATCGGTCAGAGACTTCTATGAAAAGGAAATTGTTCCTCACCATGACCAATGGGAAAAAGAAGGCATGATTTCTAGGGAAGCCTGGAAAAAGGCAGGTGAAATGGGCTTTTTATGTATCAATATGCCCGAAGAATATGGTGGCAGTGATGTCGACTTCAGGTACAGCGCCATCCTAATTGAGGAACAAGCCAAGTCTGGTTGCTCTGGTCCGGGCTTCTCACTACATTCTGACATTGTGGCTCCTTATATTTTACACCAAGGAACCGAACTGCAAAAGCATAAATACCTTCCAAAAATGGCAACTGGCGAAATCATCGCTGCTTTGGGAATGACTGAGCCAGGAGCTGGAAGTGACCTAAAGAATATCAGAACAACAGCCATTAAGGAAGGTGACCATTATATCGTAAATGGGTCAAAGACTTTCATAACCAATGGTTATATGTCTGACCTAGTTTTGGTTGCAGTAAAAACTGACAGCCAAAATAGTGACAAAGCCAAAGGAATAAGTCTACTGCTGATGGACACCAACGCCGAAGGTTTTTCCAAAAACAAACCATTCAAGAAGGTTGGCATGAAAGCTCAGGATACCTGTGAGCTTTTCTTTGATAATGTAAAGGTTCCCGCTTCCAACCTTATCGGTGAAGAAGGTATGGGATTTATTTACATGATGCAGGAACTTCCAAGGGAAAGGCTGATCGTTGCTGTGACTGGGATAGCCACTGCTGAGGCTGCACTGCAACACACCATCCGCTATGTCAATGAAAGAGAAGCCTTTGGCAAACCTGTATCAAAGTTTCAGAATACTAGGTTCAAGATCGCAGAAATGGCCTCTGAAATTCAGATGGGTCGCCTCTTGGTAGATCGCTGTATCGAACTGCTGGCTGAAGGTAAACTGGACGCCGAGACAGGCGCCATGGCAAAATATATCTGTACCGAAATACAGTGTAAAGTGGTTGATGAATGTGTCCAATTACATGGCGGATACGGCTATATGTGGGAATATTGGATAGCGAGGGCTTATGCAGATAGCCGTGTTCAAAAAATATATGCCGGAACCAATGAAATCATGAAAGAAATCATTGCCCGCAAGCTTCTTGACAACAAAGATTAAAGTGCTACTAAAAGCGAACGGCATAAAATCGTTCGCTTTTTTACCAATCCTATAACACTGTTATATCTGCAACTCCTATATGGTTATATATATAACAACTTGATATATTTTTGACTTATATCAATAAAAAATTCCACTCTCCCAAGCATCTCCTTACTTTTGCATCAGCTTATTAGAAAAGCCACAACAGTAAAACAGATCACTCCTGATCTGATTTGAATCAAATTATAACATCGCACTAATAATTATCTTTTACAGATCATTATACATAGTCATATCATAAATTCAACTTGATATGACCTTTTCTTTTGCCTCTTAGCCAAGGCAAAAGACTGTTTTTGAAATGCACAATAACATGAGATTAAGACTACAAACAACTTTACTGGTTGCACTAGCAACATTATTTACATTGCCAGTTATCGCACAGAACATTCAACTGAAAGGTACGGTTACTGATCAGGACAATGCTCCTATTCCAGGTGCTGGTATACTTATCAAAGGAACTTCAAAAGGTACTACAACGGATTTTGATGGGAATTTCACCCTTTCCATTTCTTTACCCATAACATTGAAGATTAGCTACCTAGGTTTCAAATCTCAGGAAATCAATGTAACAACCAACTCACCTATTTCAGTCCAGTTGGAGTCTGAAGACGTGATGTTAGAGGATATTGTCGTAATCGGTAGCCGTAATGCCAACAGAACTGTAACAGAAACAGCTGTTCCTGTAGATGTACTGAACTTGGATGAGGTAACCAACTCAGTTGGACAGGTAGATGTATCACAACTACTTCAGTTTGCGGTTCCTTCATTTAACGCCAACCAAAACGCCGGTTCTGATGGTAGTGACCATATACAAGCGGCTTCACTTAGAGGATTGGGCCCTGACCAAGTATTGGTTTTGATCAACGGTAAAAGAAGACATACCGCTTCCCTACTGAACATGTACGGTACAAGGGAAAGAGGTAAAGTGGCAACTGACTTAAGCACCATTCCTGCTAGTGCTATTGAAAGAATTGAGGTGTTGAGAGATGGTGCTTCGGCCCAATATGGCTCAGATGCCATTGCTGGTGTAATCAACATCGTATTGAAAAAACAAACTGAAACTACGTCAATCAATGCTTCTGCAGGTATTCACCAAGAAGGTGATGGAGAAACATATATGGTTGGTTCCAACTTCGGGTTCGGATTAGGTGAGGACGGTTATTTGAATGTCACGGCCCAAATAAACGGCAAGAAAAGAACTAACCGTGCACCTGATTACGAAGAAATGAGAAGAATTGGTACTGCCGCATCTAACAATGCTTCCCTATTCTTGAATGCAGGTAAAAACATTTCAGAAAATACTGAAATCTACGCATTCGGTGGAGCCAGTATCAGACAAGGGGAAGCGGATGCTTGGGGAAGAGGTGCTGATGATGCAAGAAATATCCCTCAGATCTATCCTGAAGGCTTTGTACCAGTGATCAGTACTGACTTGAGTGATTTCTCATTTGCAGTAGGCGTTAAGTCTAAAATGGGTAACTGGGATGTTGACTTGAGTAATGTTTTCGGTTACAACAAGATGATGTTTGACTTGTCAAACACCTTGAATACTTCTCAAGCAGCAAATGCAATTGAAGCTAACGAGACAGCATTGACGAGCTTTGATGCTGGTGGGTTCTCATTCGGTCAGAATGTAACCAACCTTAATGTATCAAGATTCTTCCCTGATGTTGCCAATGGATTTAGCTTGGCATTTGGTACAGAATATAGAGTTGACCTATACAACATTTACGAAGGCGAAAGATGGTCTTGGGATAGAATAGAGCGCAACGGCTTAGCAGGTGGATCTCAAGGGTTCCCTGGTTACAGACCTGAGAATGAAGTAAACGCCAGCAGG is a window from the Limibacter armeniacum genome containing:
- a CDS encoding acyl-CoA dehydrogenase family protein, translated to MMIPRNIYTEEHQLFIESVRDFYEKEIVPHHDQWEKEGMISREAWKKAGEMGFLCINMPEEYGGSDVDFRYSAILIEEQAKSGCSGPGFSLHSDIVAPYILHQGTELQKHKYLPKMATGEIIAALGMTEPGAGSDLKNIRTTAIKEGDHYIVNGSKTFITNGYMSDLVLVAVKTDSQNSDKAKGISLLLMDTNAEGFSKNKPFKKVGMKAQDTCELFFDNVKVPASNLIGEEGMGFIYMMQELPRERLIVAVTGIATAEAALQHTIRYVNEREAFGKPVSKFQNTRFKIAEMASEIQMGRLLVDRCIELLAEGKLDAETGAMAKYICTEIQCKVVDECVQLHGGYGYMWEYWIARAYADSRVQKIYAGTNEIMKEIIARKLLDNKD
- a CDS encoding TonB-dependent receptor; this encodes MRLRLQTTLLVALATLFTLPVIAQNIQLKGTVTDQDNAPIPGAGILIKGTSKGTTTDFDGNFTLSISLPITLKISYLGFKSQEINVTTNSPISVQLESEDVMLEDIVVIGSRNANRTVTETAVPVDVLNLDEVTNSVGQVDVSQLLQFAVPSFNANQNAGSDGSDHIQAASLRGLGPDQVLVLINGKRRHTASLLNMYGTRERGKVATDLSTIPASAIERIEVLRDGASAQYGSDAIAGVINIVLKKQTETTSINASAGIHQEGDGETYMVGSNFGFGLGEDGYLNVTAQINGKKRTNRAPDYEEMRRIGTAASNNASLFLNAGKNISENTEIYAFGGASIRQGEADAWGRGADDARNIPQIYPEGFVPVISTDLSDFSFAVGVKSKMGNWDVDLSNVFGYNKMMFDLSNTLNTSQAANAIEANETALTSFDAGGFSFGQNVTNLNVSRFFPDVANGFSLAFGTEYRVDLYNIYEGERWSWDRIERNGLAGGSQGFPGYRPENEVNASRSNIGAYIDTELDITDKWMVGAAVRGENYSDFGGTFTGKVSSRYAFTDNLAFRGSASTGFRAPSIHQANYSSTFTDFTPNESGDLVATEVVLSKNDSELAKLLGIPELKEETSKNYSLGMTISPAEGLTVTVDGYLIDIEDRVVMTGYFDSNDLSADVAAIMNDMGVSQAAFFTNAIDTRTKGLDLVASYNKSFGEHNFMLTAGANYNKTEVVGDVKTSAELEGMDETYFGEKERYYLEGSAPEWKGNLTLNYNHQKLSAMARVNYFGEVVMGTWSSGGLLQVYSPKAATDLSVSYKLLDNLTTTVGGSNIFNVYPDKQNPDETDTGGYWEGVQMGFNGAYYYTRITFNF